The following are from one region of the Gambusia affinis linkage group LG02, SWU_Gaff_1.0, whole genome shotgun sequence genome:
- the cebpg gene encoding CCAAT/enhancer-binding protein gamma has translation MSRPPQPKLITAEHNGVSVIQSQAHAAAASNAASLAGLQQVPQLVPADPSAAGGKAAPPSKMKKPSVDKDSEEYRQRRERNNLAVKKSRMRSKQKAMDTQQRVNELKEENERLEAKIKLLSKELSVLKDLFLEHAHNLADNVQPSADAASPAPAQ, from the coding sequence ATGAGCCGGCCGCCACAGCCGAAACTCATCACAGCAGAGCACAACGGCGTGAGCGTCATCCAGAGCCAGGCGCACGCCGCCGCAGCGTCCAACGCAGCGTCCCTTGCCGGACTGCAGCAGGTCCCCCAGCTCGTCCCCGCCGACCCGTCCGCCGCCGGAGGAAAGGCGGCGCCGCCCAGCAAGATGAAGAAGCCCAGCGTAGACAAGGACAGCGAGGAGTACCGGCAGCGGCGCGAGCGCAACAACTTGGCGGTGAAGAAGAGCCGCATGCGCAGCAAGCAGAAGGCCATGGACACGCAGCAGCGCGTCAACGAGCTGAAGGAGGAGAACGAGCGGCTGGAGGCCAAGATCAAGCTGCTCAGCAAGGAGCTGAGCGTGCTCAAAGACCTCTTCCTGGAGCACGCCCACAACCTGGCCGACAACGTGCAGCCGTCCGCCGACGCCGCCAGCCCCGCCCCCGCCCAGTGA